A window of Sander vitreus isolate 19-12246 chromosome 18, sanVit1, whole genome shotgun sequence contains these coding sequences:
- the fbxo25 gene encoding F-box only protein 25 isoform X1 — protein sequence MPFLGKDWRSPGWSWTKTEHGWKRIIFYGHELEDSNREIHLKELCSDNKENLFVGDVCELATTKRKKDLYNNNTKSQFVFTDKWIYVQKGSTKERHGYCTLGEALNRLDFSSAIQDLRRFNYVAKLFQLIARSQLTSLSGAAQKNYFNILEKIVRKVLDDHYNPRLVKDLLHDLSSTLHSLTIHVGRCVLVGNVNIWLCRLETIHKWKQQLNNLQIPKQICSGMSFNDLPLHMQNKILCELSDAYDIINLGQATPTLHSLSENRILWKKLCHFHFSDKQFCRKLVLSKSESVDWKLMYFTLKKHYPMREQYGDTLHFCKHCSILFWKDRHLALLFKDCGHPCSANNPDSCLMPISPQHFIDLFKF from the exons ATGCCTTTCTTGGGCAAGGACTGGAGGTCACCAGGATGGAGCTGGACAAAGACAGAGCATGGATGGAAGAGGATTATCTTCTATGGACATGAGTTGGAAGATAGCAACAGAGAGATACACTTGAAAGA GCTCTGCAGTGACAACAAAGAGAATCTGTTTGTTGGAGATGTGTGTGAGCTCGCCACCACAAAGAGGAAAAAGGACCTCTACAACAATAACACCAAATCCCAGT TTGTTTTCACGGATAAATGGATCTATGTGCAGAAAGGGAGCACGAAAGAA CGACATGGATACTGCACGCTTGGTGAAGCCCTCAACCGTCTAGACTTTTCCAGTGCCATTCAGGACTTAAGAAGATTTAACTATGTTGCAAAA CTTTTCCAGCTAATAGCCAGGTCTCAGCTGACCTCTTTGAGTGGAGCTGCACAGAAAAACTATTTCAATATACTGGAGAAGATTGTACGAAAGG TTCTCGACGACCACTACAACCCGCGCCTTGTTAAGGATTTGCTGCACGACCTGAGCTCGACATTGCACAGTCTGACCATCCATGTTGGCAGGTGTGTCCTCGTGGGCAACGTAAACATCTGGTTATGCCGACTGGAGACCATTCACAAATGGAAGCAGCAGCTCAACAATCTGCAGATCCCCAAG CAAATATGCAGTGGCATGTCATTCAACGACTTGCCGCTACATATGCAAAACAAGATCCTCTGCGAGTTATCTGATGCCTATGACATCATTAACCTGGGGCAGGCCACGCCTACTTTGCACAGCCTCAGTGAGAACAGGATACTGTGGAAGAAACTCTGTCACTTTCACTTCTCAGACAAACAG TTCTGTAGAAAGTTGGTCCTATCCAAGAGTGAAAGTGTGGACTGGAAGCTGATGTACTTCACCCTGAAGAAACATTATCCAATGAGGGAGCAGTACGGCGACACCTTGCACTTCTGCAAACACTGTAGCATCCTCTTCTGGAAG GATCGCCACCTCGCTTTGTTATTCAAG GACTGTGGCCATCCATGCTCAGCCAACAACCCAGACAGCTGCCTCATGCCCATTTCTCCGCAGCACTTTATTGACCTCTTCAAATTCTAA
- the fbxo25 gene encoding F-box only protein 25 isoform X2: protein MPFLGKDWRSPGWSWTKTEHGWKRIIFYGHELEDSNREIHLKELCSDNKENLFVGDVCELATTKRKKDLYNNNTKSQFVFTDKWIYVQKGSTKERHGYCTLGEALNRLDFSSAIQDLRRFNYVAKLFQLIARSQLTSLSGAAQKNYFNILEKIVRKVLDDHYNPRLVKDLLHDLSSTLHSLTIHVGRCVLVGNVNIWLCRLETIHKWKQQLNNLQIPKQICSGMSFNDLPLHMQNKILCELSDAYDIINLGQATPTLHSLSENRILWKKLCHFHFSDKQFCRKLVLSKSESVDWKLMYFTLKKHYPMREQYGDTLHFCKHCSILFWKDCGHPCSANNPDSCLMPISPQHFIDLFKF, encoded by the exons ATGCCTTTCTTGGGCAAGGACTGGAGGTCACCAGGATGGAGCTGGACAAAGACAGAGCATGGATGGAAGAGGATTATCTTCTATGGACATGAGTTGGAAGATAGCAACAGAGAGATACACTTGAAAGA GCTCTGCAGTGACAACAAAGAGAATCTGTTTGTTGGAGATGTGTGTGAGCTCGCCACCACAAAGAGGAAAAAGGACCTCTACAACAATAACACCAAATCCCAGT TTGTTTTCACGGATAAATGGATCTATGTGCAGAAAGGGAGCACGAAAGAA CGACATGGATACTGCACGCTTGGTGAAGCCCTCAACCGTCTAGACTTTTCCAGTGCCATTCAGGACTTAAGAAGATTTAACTATGTTGCAAAA CTTTTCCAGCTAATAGCCAGGTCTCAGCTGACCTCTTTGAGTGGAGCTGCACAGAAAAACTATTTCAATATACTGGAGAAGATTGTACGAAAGG TTCTCGACGACCACTACAACCCGCGCCTTGTTAAGGATTTGCTGCACGACCTGAGCTCGACATTGCACAGTCTGACCATCCATGTTGGCAGGTGTGTCCTCGTGGGCAACGTAAACATCTGGTTATGCCGACTGGAGACCATTCACAAATGGAAGCAGCAGCTCAACAATCTGCAGATCCCCAAG CAAATATGCAGTGGCATGTCATTCAACGACTTGCCGCTACATATGCAAAACAAGATCCTCTGCGAGTTATCTGATGCCTATGACATCATTAACCTGGGGCAGGCCACGCCTACTTTGCACAGCCTCAGTGAGAACAGGATACTGTGGAAGAAACTCTGTCACTTTCACTTCTCAGACAAACAG TTCTGTAGAAAGTTGGTCCTATCCAAGAGTGAAAGTGTGGACTGGAAGCTGATGTACTTCACCCTGAAGAAACATTATCCAATGAGGGAGCAGTACGGCGACACCTTGCACTTCTGCAAACACTGTAGCATCCTCTTCTGGAAG GACTGTGGCCATCCATGCTCAGCCAACAACCCAGACAGCTGCCTCATGCCCATTTCTCCGCAGCACTTTATTGACCTCTTCAAATTCTAA
- the LOC144533241 gene encoding testis development-related protein isoform X1 encodes MFKKSKSKVLVDYASEEDDMSWHYHHSYKDKDIEGEEEEEEEEAVTAVSKEAKVKKIMSKKEKREKKMFSSKDDEHFLLTGVKLADRKGSHKKIKDDEKEKEKKDKPDKGHCFWESVTMTMKQISPTKKLEKMEGWEPSHLENLTETVTDEAPEDKSQKGGSPVSFPDSLGLPLELAWAGQGLEEDSSRYANLSDSKDSTAAVRWTARAKVKLAGISRMSRGIVSESAWEGFK; translated from the exons ATGTTCAAGAAAAGCAAGAGTAAAGTCCTGGTGGATTATGCGTCAGAGGAAGACGACATGTCCTGGCACTATCATCACTCCTACAAG GACAAAGACatagaaggagaggaagaggaagaggaggaggaagctgTCACTGCAGTATCCAAG GAGGCCAAGGTGAAGAAGATCATGTccaagaaagagaagagggagaagaagaTGTTCTCCTCTAAAGATGATGAGCACTTCTTGTTGACCGGAGTAAAGCTGGCGGACCGCAAAGG GTCTCACAAGAAAATCAAGGATGAcgagaaggagaaggaaaagaagGACAAGCCAGACAAGGGCCACTGTTTCTGGGAGAGCGTTACCATGACTATGAAGCAAATCTCCCCCACCAAAAAACTGGAGAAGATGGAGGGCTGGGAGCCGTCTCACCTGGAGAACTTAACTGAGACTGTGACCGACGAAGCCCCAGAGGACAAGAGCCAGAAAGGGGGCTCGCCAGTGTCCTTCCCCGACTCTCTAGGCCTCCCGTTGGAACTGGCCTGGGCGGGCCAGGGTCTTGAGGAGGACTCCTCCCGCTATGCTAATCTGTCGGACTCCAAGGATTCAACAGCTGCCGTCAGGTGGACAGCCCGCGCCAAAGTCAAGCTGGCTGGCATCAGCAGGATGAGCAGAGGGATTGTGTCAGAAAGTGCTTGGGAGGGGTTTAAATAG
- the LOC144533241 gene encoding testis development-related protein isoform X2, translating to MFKKSKSKVLVDYASEEDDMSWHYHHSYKEAKVKKIMSKKEKREKKMFSSKDDEHFLLTGVKLADRKGSHKKIKDDEKEKEKKDKPDKGHCFWESVTMTMKQISPTKKLEKMEGWEPSHLENLTETVTDEAPEDKSQKGGSPVSFPDSLGLPLELAWAGQGLEEDSSRYANLSDSKDSTAAVRWTARAKVKLAGISRMSRGIVSESAWEGFK from the exons ATGTTCAAGAAAAGCAAGAGTAAAGTCCTGGTGGATTATGCGTCAGAGGAAGACGACATGTCCTGGCACTATCATCACTCCTACAAG GAGGCCAAGGTGAAGAAGATCATGTccaagaaagagaagagggagaagaagaTGTTCTCCTCTAAAGATGATGAGCACTTCTTGTTGACCGGAGTAAAGCTGGCGGACCGCAAAGG GTCTCACAAGAAAATCAAGGATGAcgagaaggagaaggaaaagaagGACAAGCCAGACAAGGGCCACTGTTTCTGGGAGAGCGTTACCATGACTATGAAGCAAATCTCCCCCACCAAAAAACTGGAGAAGATGGAGGGCTGGGAGCCGTCTCACCTGGAGAACTTAACTGAGACTGTGACCGACGAAGCCCCAGAGGACAAGAGCCAGAAAGGGGGCTCGCCAGTGTCCTTCCCCGACTCTCTAGGCCTCCCGTTGGAACTGGCCTGGGCGGGCCAGGGTCTTGAGGAGGACTCCTCCCGCTATGCTAATCTGTCGGACTCCAAGGATTCAACAGCTGCCGTCAGGTGGACAGCCCGCGCCAAAGTCAAGCTGGCTGGCATCAGCAGGATGAGCAGAGGGATTGTGTCAGAAAGTGCTTGGGAGGGGTTTAAATAG